The sequence below is a genomic window from Lycium ferocissimum isolate CSIRO_LF1 chromosome 9, AGI_CSIRO_Lferr_CH_V1, whole genome shotgun sequence.
CTAGAAATCTAGCTGGTATAGAACTTATATAATGATTTAGGAAGATGTTATGATGGAGCTCTCTTTTTAGAGATTAGTAATGATCATTTGTGCATCATAAGGAATTTTTATCCTTCAGTGAGCATTTTCATGAAACACCAAAGTGAACTTGTGTGCTAAATTTTCTAACAAGGAAACAATTTCAGTTATGAAAACCCAAAAGATGGAAGGTAAGGCAGGTCAAAGAAAAACGTGTTctaacattcttttttttttttttttttttttttttttcctttctcagATCCACAACTGAAGTACTACAGTAGATTTTTAATGCTTCTAAGAATCATTAGCAAGAAATTTTATATCATGTCCGAAAATAATAATCCCCTCTTTCTTTAGGTAAAATACATTCTTTAACTATCCAAGATTGTTTGCCCAGTTACAAATTCACCAGTCTACAGTCCAAACAAATTGCACAAAGAAAAGTAACAGATTGCATAAATCTTTATAATTACTTAAAAGTCCAAAGAAGTACTTTTATATCATCAATCAACCCCTGAATTATTGTGTATTTGTGTATGCTCTATTCAGTATTTCCTAACTCTTACCAGAAACCATTTCTTAATGTTTTAGCACAATGTACCCCATCTTTCTATGTTGTCCTTTGCTAgacattttttctttctctcaccCTCAATTTTAATCTTGAGACAATTTGAACAATATCTTCTAGCACAGATAATCTCAACGGAGTATTGCTGTTATATAAAGAATGCTTTAATCAATTACAAACGAACATCCATTATTTTATGACACTATTTTCCAGAAGTAAATAATCTACACAACAACTATTTCATTATGGAACGACATTTCATAACAGGGATTACAGTCAGAATCCAAGAAACAACTTACATAAGAATCCAATTTGTCAATAGCAGCCTGAGCTTCTTCTCCAGTAGACATTGTCACAAAGGCAAAGCCTCTACTCTTTCCATCTTTGGTCTTTATAATCTACTAATTCAACAACCCCAAAGGGTAAAAAAGTTAACACCTTCTGTTCAACAACCAGATAAACATACACATactcaaaagaagaaaaatactcgctctatttcaatttgtttgtcttagtttcctttttagtccgttccaaaaagaatatttttttcttttttaataaatctttaattccaactttccatgCGACGTACCTAAGATCACAAAATTAAAGGACATTTTGATACATTTTACATATCCTTAATTTAATAACAAGACTCAAAACTCttttttactccctccatcccatagTAGTTGTCAACATTACtataaatattcatatcaaaatacttatctatttacaaaatcaaggtataattaattaagttttttcctactttgcccttaatattaattgttttttaaaataactaaTATTAATTAGAGCACAATTAATTGGAGAGATAAGGATAATATagtaatatgggatggaggtagaactttcttgaattacGCATCAAGTCAAAActaaacaaacaaattgaaatggagagagtacctcaacatcatcaacaattccatattcacCAAAGAGCGTCTTGATATCAGGAACAGTTAAAGACCATGGTAAGTTTAGAACAAAAAGCTTTCTTCTTTCATtacttttttgggttttttcttCTTGTACTGTTACTTCCTCAGTGACTTCAACTGTTGAGCAGTGAAGTTGGGACcattgttgttttcttgaaggaatAGGATGGGGACATAGAAtggatttgagagaaagagtaGGAGTATGTGTGGAATTTTGAAGTCTAACTGAAGAATTGGGAAGCAATGGGAATTTGTAGGAAGTTGGGGGAGAAGAGAAAATAGAGGATGCTACTGCTTCAATTGTAGCCATTGTTTGTGTAATGTAACACCAGTTTCCAGCCAAGGAAGGTCTGAATAGATATTGCAAGGTTATGCTGGTCATTTCAGCCTTTACAACCCCACCCCCCACGCCCCACGccccaccccttttttttttttttcaatactaGTTTTTTACTTTGTCACTtaaattttacaatttttggtatttgtttttggtgaaaatttaataaaaaatttatgtgctaGCCACTTTTcacttccttctttttttttcttcagataatcaatatttgaaaatttgttaaAAAGTGGCCTTTTAGTGTGAAAAGTTCAAGATAGTGTCGTTTGATTTTGAACTTAGACAAGTGAAAAATTCGTAATATGTCATGGATCgtagattttaaaaataaaaatggctaaaaatatgtaaaaatttcatgaagcGCCCTATTTTGATCACCTTGTTTAACTTATACACGTTTTGCTTTTTGTTTTGCATGAATACTCATTATTGGGTAACTTCAGACTCAATTTATTTAGGGTCATTATCTATGTTCTTACCAATGTTTTTTTGCCAGCTtcaataattttataaagaCTTAAAATTGAACATATTTTGCTGACACAATTTTGTGCTTCATTCTCTTTTTTGTGCTGCACATTGTCCTTATTTGTAGCAAAGAGCATTATTATTAGAAAAGGTATATATTGATTAGTTGAAATTCTATACTGCaaagaaactaaattaattgagTTTTGTTTGATGCTCACTTCTTTCAAAAAGGATTATTATCAAGGAAGCGAATAGAGCAATAATATATGCTATTGCTTAGGGAGCAGAATATGGGCAAGGAATAAACGCTGCTTGCAAATGTTTGACCAAGAAGCATAATAGTGTtaacaacaataagttgtataGTAGCATCAATTTTACTAAAGGGTTGCACGATTCATAATCCGACATACAATTAATAAATTACAGCTTTCCAAATAAGAATTGACCAATCTATGGGTATACTATAAAGTTACAAAGATTGTAAATTAAGATAACCATCACAAATATGTTAAAATAGAATAGGGGCGCTAaattaataagaaaagaaaaattgataatgCGGGGAGCACCTACGGCGAAGCATTAAATAATCGAAACAACTAtctggttattgttgttgttaataataataataataactatgtggttattattattattactattattattattattattattattattattattgttgttgttgttgttgttgttataacatttttttgcgcggagtgcccttcttttcgGGGTGCTTTACCccgcccctcatatttgaaatgtttaaattttgccctttgctaacacccataggtccCGTGTTCGAACCCGCGCGatcgaaattttaaaaaaaattcgcaaggcttTTTAAACTTATTTATCGCTAAcaagatacacttgttaaggaattacacattttatgccggaccggataccatgccttatgggcggacttggcataagtatgccggtcccgataactttgataattccttcacaaagttatgcggtggggcatacttttaatgggcaaacttttatgccggaccggcgcataactttgtgaaggaattatcaaagttatcttggacccggcatacttatgcaagtccgcccataaggcataagtatcggtccgcataactttgtaattccttcacaaagttatcgggtgggggcatacttttaatgggcaaacttttatgccggatcctaagataaacttttgaatgaattatcaagttatgcgaccggcatacttatgccaagtctgcccataaggcataagtatgccgggtccggcataactttggtaattccttcacaagtgtatgccgttgggggcatagcgaaatttaaacttgccttgcgaatttttttttaaaattttgactgcgcgtgggttcgaacctggaacctatgggtttatgcgaagggcaaaatttaaagatttcaaatatgaggggcaaaatttaaagaccaccccaaacgaagggcaattctgcccTTGTTATAAAAACATGAACCTACAAGGCATTTTATTGATTGCCTATATATGTACGTGTAGTTATTAATCTACTGAACATTAGCATGCAATTATTAACGTACAACATACGTTCGTTGAAActagtttattttaatttttatcggAACTATTCTGGAACTTTGAATTAAAcaattcaaatcttcatattaataaataaagtctTTACAACAACATCCAAGTTAATGTATTACAAACAAATGGCTAACATCTTATTAACTAGAATTAATCCTTACTATTATAAATATCGTCTAAGAATATTACACCAAGCCGCAACACCAAattcaaacaaaacaaaaccatAACTCAATGTCTTTCTTCCTCCTATCACTTCGTCAAAGCCTGTTGTTAGAGATTCGGATTAAGGAATTATGTTGATCGAGGGGAAGGTGTGAGGCATCTCTCAAGTTCCGTGGTTTTAGCACGGTCGCTTTAGTTGACTCATATTGGCTTAGGAATAAACTCAATTAGGTAAACACATCAATAAGCAAGCACGCCTAGAAAGTGTGTCCAAAAATATTGTCCAAATTATTACAACCcggataaaaagaaaataagaaaaatgtaaACCTACACTATCCTAGCTATCATAAACTAAGCTTCACCCGACATCCCGAGTCTTGTCCACGAACGGCCTCCTTGTTTACATTGTACTTCGGGGCATTCCCAGGCTAAATACATAATATTGAAAGCAAATAAAGAACACGCAAGCAATTAAATGAACCTAATATTTGCCTACCAATCCCAAAATTATCCTAAAATTGCCTATTTTCATTCACGAGCCTAACACGACCCaaatgaaacaaaaataaagtaaCAAAGTCATTTGTAGCTCAAATCCCCTCTCATATTTTAACCCGCAACCCAATAGTGTTCACAAACTAGTTAAAGGAAAATCTGTTTCAAATTGACTTCCTTCAGTTCAATTATTCAACTCCAATATTTACGACCCACTAATTTCTCTTTCTTGTTTTGCTCAAGTAAACGTTATCTAATCTATTTGGACAAACTAAACTCAAAATGGTTAAGAGAATAAAGTTTATCCAGTaagcaaaaaacaaaagaacaacCACTTCAACAACAATCACGTATGAAATCAAACAAGTTAAAGAGACAGGGAAAGAATTGGACCTCAAATTAAATCCAAACGTTGATTGATTGAATCTCAAAACAACTCAGAACAGAAATCAAATGAACCTCGACCGGAGAACTGGCAACTCGAACAAGCCCTCAACCTCCCTTTTTGACCTCAGCTACTTCCCATTTATTTTCTGCTGATTTTTCGTGATTTATGGGTGTTCACGGTGATTGTTGGAGCTGTTTTTGTCACTGGTTTTAAACTGAAACAGGGGCGGTTCTCGGTGGTTTCAAGGGGTGGATTAGAGGTGATTTCTGGGGTGGTAGTCCAATGGAACGTTAGAGGTGTTTCCCGATAGAAGCAGGGGTGGAAGAAAGGATATGTGCGCATCACTTCCTCGTCTCTCTCTATTGTATATCCATCCTCTCCTCTCACTGCTGTCTCTATACGTAGCTCAATATTGCCCTCTATTTTTGCTATTTGGGAATCTTTTTCATCCATCTATGGTGTTTATCCTCTGTTTTTGTCAATTGTGTGTGTACATCGTCGTCAAAATCTCTATCCTTTTTCTCCTCTCTGTTTTTTCTTAATCTATTCTTCTTCCCCTATGTGTTTGTATATCTCCCGTTCTCTCAAACTCCCCAAAGAAAATATGCCCCTCTGTatattccctttctttctatatATCTCTCGTGCTATATCTGCTATGGCGTGATTTTTTTGTGAGAATCCCCATGAAAAATGCCTAACTCTCTCCTCAAATATTGGTCGCCCCAAAAATGTGACGTGCACTGTGTGTATTGGTGTTTGTAGATATCTTGATGGAAAAGAAACCATCGGGGTGAGGTGTCGTGGGGTGTGTAGGTGGTGTGTGAGTTAGTTATGGATGGAAAAGGGAGAATCTTGGCTAAGTGGCACCATACTATTGGttctattttcctttttttttttcttttgattaaataaaatacCAATATAAGTATATGAATCAACAACTTTAaaccaaaaataagaaaaaagaaaacaaaagctTAAATAACTAGACTAagaaataattcaaaagtaattaGCTAAAAAGACTACATTAAAAGAAACCtatttttttgtactttttcttcatttggaACACAAAACTTGTACTCTAAAAATAgttaatattttttgttgttttagaTTTCCCACGAATAAAACGTactaaaaataagaataaaagtCAAAATGACAAAACAAGATGTAGAAAAATGTTTAAACAGTAAAACGGTGCAAAAACTCCATGAGGGTCAAAAATCACGTGTCTACCCCCGTTGACTCCGGCCTACCGCCATTATTTTCCGTCTGATATATACAGTCTTCGTTTTCTCCATCTGATATGTACGAACTCCATTTATCTCCACCCAATCTGTACAGGCTCCGTTCTTCTCCGTTTGATGTTTACAGGCTCCGTTCTTTCGAGCACTCTTCGGCTGGAGATGGGAAGAAAGGTTCTGGAGATGAAGAACTAGAAGAAGATGGAAAGAAAAGTTCTGGAGATGAAGAATCAGAAGAAGAtgggaagaaagggaaaaaaaaaagttctggagatgaagaaaagaaggaggagGGAAAAAAAGTTCTGGATATGAAACCCGAATAACGGAGTTTTGaaaagaagtttattggtggcttaacaaaatatatcaatatttGTTGGCCTTCAATCTGGGGTATTCATTCGACATGTTTTTATTAGAAACTGCATCAGATATTCCTTCGATTATCATTTTTGGTAAAGAGATGAAAGAAGATtcaaagaaattggaaaaaaattgatgcAATTAAACAATGGCGACTGTAGAAGTAGACGTTAAATGTGTTCAGAAGCATTTATCGAAAAGCTATTTTTTAGGAAAACCCTTAGGAGTTGGAACGATTCCTGCCCCTGAACCTGAACTTAAGATTGAGACTGACGTTCCTGTCAAAGAAGAAACGTTCAAGGCCTTCTACACCAAGGTGTGGGAGGTTGTTCTGAGTTTTTTCGTTGGAAGTGAAACAAGACTTGAGGAACCTCCCAAAGAGTGTCCAATTGTTGATACCGAAGAAAAGGTGAGTTAGAAAGATGATGATGATCACAAAAATCACAAATGATGGAAGTTGCGCCCTTAATTATGTAGAAGACAGGGGATGCAAGGTGCAATGACTTTTAATGTCCCAAGATGCTGGGTATG
It includes:
- the LOC132030190 gene encoding 28 kDa ribonucleoprotein, chloroplastic → MATIEAVASSIFSSPPTSYKFPLLPNSSVRLQNSTHTPTLSLKSILCPHPIPSRKQQWSQLHCSTVEVTEEVTVQEEKTQKSNERRKLFVLNLPWSLTVPDIKTLFGEYGIVDDVEIIKTKDGKSRGFAFVTMSTGEEAQAAIDKLDSYELSGRIIRVEFAKRFKKPPGAPPTTTPPRGETRHKLYVSNLAWKVRSTQLREFFSANHNPVSTRVIFDNASGRAAGYGFVSFDTKEEAEAALSALDGKELMGRPIRLKFSERDADGSENKEETPTQENPEEP